From the genome of Nitrospira sp.:
CACCGACCGTTTGGTATGACGGATGAGGGAACAGGGCGTCGGACGAATGGCCGTCAGCCAATCTGCGATGTCCTGGGGGTTCCCGATCGAGGCGGAAAGCAGCAGCAGTCGAGCTTGTCCCGGACAGAAGATCAACGTCTCCTCCCAGACTACACCGCGCTCAGGATCCGCCAGGTATTGCGATTCATCCATGATCACCAGGCCCAGGGTGTCCAAGCGCACGTCGATTTCGCCTCCCGCTGCATCGTACAGGAGGTTTCTCAGGATCTCCGTGGTCATGATGAGCAGGGGGGCCTGGGCATGTTCCCGTCGATCGCCGGTGAGGATTCCCACCTGCCCAGGACCGAACAGGCGTGAGAATTCGGTGAATTTCGTATTGGAGAGTGCCTTGAGCGGCGACGTGTAGATCACGGTGCGGTTGTCCTGCATCGCTCGTTTGGTGGCCTCAATGGCCACATAGGTTTTTCCGCTGCCGGTCGGGACGCTCACGACGACATCGGTTTCTGCTAAGCGGGCCAAGGCTTCAACCTGCCATGCGTCCGGCACGAAGGGCTGCGGTGAGGGAACGCCGAGGCCCGACAACCACTCGTGGAGCGAAACCGGTGGCTCATGGTGGCCGTGCTCCTCGGCCTTGTGCGGGCGCTGGGTAGCTTGAGGCGTCACCGGTCGTGTGTGGGATGTAGCCGGTTTGGGCTTCGGGGCCGGCGCAGCCTGTTCGCGAGTCGTTCGTTCTTCAATGAGCGCCAGGAGATCTGACTCCAGTCCGGGGCGATTCTCTGCCGAGGCTTGAAGCAGTAGATCGATGAGCTTTCGTTTGCCGGAGCGGAAATGTCGGCTGATCCGTCCCCGCGCTAGGCGGTGGAGCAGCGCGACCGGTTGCTGCAGCAGCAGTGCTTCAAGTTCGTGCGTCGTCATGAGAACCCCGTGACGCGTGAAACGCGAAGGGGAAGGCGCATGAACCGTCGCGAACAGATGTGCGGGAACGACGTTTCAGGAACGACGAACGACCTCATGGCAGTTCCTCCAGCACGCCCCGACGCATCGCGGCAATGGCCTTCTCGGCTGACTCCGCCAGCGAAGGGTGGGTGCTTTTCAGCGTTTTGAGTTGGGACAAAAATTCGATCGTGCGAGCGAACAGTCGGAACATGTCGCCTTCCGCCATGGTAGTCAATCGAGCGAGACCGATCCAGGTGAGTGTCTGATCCGCGACCCAGCGTTCCGTCAGCGCGGCCACATCAGCGCGCAACATGGGGGGGGATTCATGCGGGGCGAGGCTTTCCGCCAGCTTGCGGACTTGGAACAGCAGGGTGACCAGTCCCGCGCTGCCGCGAGGGAAGGAGCCGGGGCGATCGTCGTCATGCGCAATACTGGCCATCACGGCAGCCAGCAAGGCTGGTTCAATGGCGCCGAAGGCCTCTGCACGGATCAGCTCGGTAATGAGCAGTGAGTGATCGATGCGGATCAGCCGCGCCCACTCTCCGTCCGCTGTGAGTTGCGCCTGGGCGTTGAGGTACCCGAACCGTTCCAGGACATCGATCCGTTCCTGGAAACGATGCCACAAGCTGGTTTGCAGCGCCTGAATCGATTTCATATGTCGTTGGATGTCCTGTCGCACCCGCGAGGCGCGCGGAAAATCGCGTTGGCAGGCTTGACGCGAGGGGCAGGTGGGGCAAGCGAAGTCGCCGAGGGTTTGCACGATGGAACTATCGAGCGGCGTTTCTTCATTCTGGTGCGTCAGGATGGGGAGGATCGGCAGCCTCGGCGGAAGATCGGCGAGGTGATGCGTCAACTGGTCCAGGGACGGCGGGGTACACCAGGGATACGCCGAGGTTTCTTCACACTCGAACGTGCGATCGAAGACTTGGGTGACGATAGAGGCAGGGCATTCGTTCAGTGAGCCGCCTTCCCGTAGGAGGGTGACCATCGGTGCATGTTGTCCCTTGCTGCGATATTGACGAAGGATGATGCCGCGTCCTCGCACCAGCCCCACCACGCGCCCCGGGGTAAGAAAGTGCATTCGGGCTGCGACCTCGGGCGATTCCTGCCTGGCGAACGGGCTGCGGGGTTTTTTCCGTTTACGCGCCTGTTCGAACACGTGCCATTGCGTAATCCAGTCTGAGCAGACGCGCGGGCCGAACGGTTCCATTTCCGCTCGCAGGCCGTCAAGCTTGGTTTCGAGCACCGCTGTGCGTTGATTCAGCTGAAATTGGGCGAAGCTCTTCGCGAGGATCGATTGAATCTGTTCGCGCGGGTGCGCCTTGAGCAGATTCAAGACCATCGGATAGGTGATCACGAATTGACTGTGAATCGCTTCCGGCTGTCCGGTGAGCCCCTTGGTCAGGACCGTGAGATCGATATAGGGAGACGGGGTGATGACCGCGAATCCCACGAGGTCTTTTCCACGGCGGCCGGCGCGGCCGGCCAGCTGTTGAATTTCACTCGCGGTGAGGTCGGTAAAATCGCGCGCTTTGCGGATGCTGGATTGCGTCACAACGACGGTGCGGGCGGGAAAATCCACGCCGGCTGCCAGGGTGGTGGTGGCGAAGACCGCATCGAGCGATCCGGTACGCATCAATTCTTCCACGGCGATTTTCCAAGACGGCAAGTGCCCAGCATGGTGCGCGGCCACGCCGATGCGTTGCACCGTGTCGATCAACGGATGTTCCGCAATGCTGGGATATTGTTCGACGACCTGTGCCAGGACGCGGGCGATCTGTTCTTGTTGGGATTTCGGCAGCGTGACCTGGCTACGCTCGAACGATTGCATCGCTTCGTCGCAGGCCCGTCTCGAGGTGAGAAAGATGATCGCAGGAGTGAGGTGTCGTTGGCGGAGGGTCGCGACGAGATCAACCGGATGGATCGACGGCGGCATGCAGTTTCATTCCCTTTGAAATGACCACCAATCCGGAATCGGTGACTTTGAAACGTTGACGATCCGCGACCCGGTCGAATCCGATCACGGTTTTGGGCGGGATGATGACATCTTTATCGATGATCGCGCGGCGGATCCGGGCGTGTTCACCGATGACCACGTTTTCCATCACGACCGACTCGCGGACGTCGGCATGATCATGGACCCGGACATGGGGCGACAACACGGAGTTTTGGACGCGCCCGCCGGAAATGATGCAGCCTCCGCACACGATCGAGTCCAGGGCCACGCCCATGCGGCCGCCCTGAAAATCCTGGGCGAAGACGAACTTGGCGGGGGGGAATTGTCCCTGGTAGGTGCGGATGGGCCAATGCTGGTCGTACAAATTGAACTGCGGGTCGACCGACACGAGGTCCATATTGGCTTCCCAATACGCGTCGAGCGTGCCGATGTCCCGCCAATAGTTCACGGCTTTTTTGTTCTCGTCCTGAAATTTGTAGGCGTAGACCCGGCATTCGTTGATCATGCGCGGAATAATGTTTTTGCCGAAATCGTGCTTCGTGCCTTCCTTGGCGTCGCGGATCAATTGTTCGCGGACGACATCGGTGCGGAACAAATAGATGCCCATGGAGACGAAGGCCTGAGTCGGATCGCCGGGAATGTGCATCGGATGCTCGGGCTTTTCGTCGAAGCTCAAAATGCGCCGATCTTCGTCCACCGCGATCACGCCGAACCGGTGGGCGTCTGCCAGCGGGGTTTCGATTGCGCCGACGATGGCATCCGCCTGTTTTTCGATCAGGAGGTTGTACATGTCGGCGTAGTTCATCTTGTAGATGTGATCGCCGGCCAGCACCAGAAGAAACTCGGGGTGGTCGTTGTCGAGCAGGAACAGGTTCTGATAGACCGCATCCGCCGTGCCGCGATACCACTCTTCGCTGATGCGCTGTTGGGGCGGAACCGAGACGATGTATTCGCCGAGCTCGGGATTGAGAATATTCCATCCCGTCCGGATATGGCGGTCGAGGGAATGTGATTTGTACTGAATCAGCACGGCCATCTGTCGCAGGCCGGAGTTCAGACAATTACTCAGGGTGAAATCGATGATGCGATATTTTCCGCCGAAGGGAACGGCAGGCTTTGCGCGTTGGTCTGTGAGCGGCTGGAGGCGTTCGCCCTTTCCGCCTGCCAGGACCATCGTGAAGATTTTCGCCATAGCGTGGCCGATTGTAGCAGGACGAACGAGGAATAGAAAGGATGCAGAATGATTGACTTCAACTCGATCTCGGTCGATACTACGATTCAACGCGCAACCCCGACTTCAGGTCGGGCTCACGATGAAGGAGCGGACATGAAGAAGCAAAATGCCCGTCCGGTGGTCATGAAACCTGCGATCGAGGCGGCCAATCCGATGATGGAAATGGTGTGGCGACTCGAGCGATTGGAGCGACAGGTGCAGCGCCTGTCGGAACTCGTCAGAAATCATGCCGAGGACAACGACCGGCTCGTGCGGATCGTGGCGGAAGACCGCGACGTGATCCGGCGCGAACTCTTGCGGAAACACGAACATCGCGTGCGGGTGCGAAAACACCTGCGCGACGTGAGTTCCAAAGTCGGCGTTGAGCAGTAAGCCGTGACCGTCGACGCGACGGTGTGAATTCTGCCTTCGATGGCCAACTTTTCCATCCCTCCCGTCATCGCGCCCACTCCAGCGAGTGTTTCCGTACCGCCGACGATCGAGATTCACGGGATCGTGCGCCGCCACGGGGCGGTCACGGCCGTGGACCGGGTCAGTTTCGAAGTGCGCCGAGGCGAATTCTTTTCCATCCTGGGCCCCAGCGGCGCGGGGAAAACGTCGATACTGCGCATGTTGGCTGGGTTCGAAGACCCCGACGAAGGCGACCTGCGGATCGAGGGACGGTCCATAGTAGGGGTCCCGCCTAACCGCCGGCCGGTCAACCTCGTGTTTCAGTCCTACGCGCTGTTTCCTCATCTCACCGTCATCGACAATGTGGCGTTCGGTTTGAAG
Proteins encoded in this window:
- a CDS encoding DEAD/DEAH box helicase, coding for MTTHELEALLLQQPVALLHRLARGRISRHFRSGKRKLIDLLLQASAENRPGLESDLLALIEERTTREQAAPAPKPKPATSHTRPVTPQATQRPHKAEEHGHHEPPVSLHEWLSGLGVPSPQPFVPDAWQVEALARLAETDVVVSVPTGSGKTYVAIEATKRAMQDNRTVIYTSPLKALSNTKFTEFSRLFGPGQVGILTGDRREHAQAPLLIMTTEILRNLLYDAAGGEIDVRLDTLGLVIMDESQYLADPERGVVWEETLIFCPGQARLLLLSASIGNPQDIADWLTAIRPTPCSLIRHTKRSVPLRAGYLHPNEKLTPLFRTAGIPYGQPYLLHPEAKRLFAEYEEETGSSRSR
- the glgC gene encoding glucose-1-phosphate adenylyltransferase, whose translation is MAKIFTMVLAGGKGERLQPLTDQRAKPAVPFGGKYRIIDFTLSNCLNSGLRQMAVLIQYKSHSLDRHIRTGWNILNPELGEYIVSVPPQQRISEEWYRGTADAVYQNLFLLDNDHPEFLLVLAGDHIYKMNYADMYNLLIEKQADAIVGAIETPLADAHRFGVIAVDEDRRILSFDEKPEHPMHIPGDPTQAFVSMGIYLFRTDVVREQLIRDAKEGTKHDFGKNIIPRMINECRVYAYKFQDENKKAVNYWRDIGTLDAYWEANMDLVSVDPQFNLYDQHWPIRTYQGQFPPAKFVFAQDFQGGRMGVALDSIVCGGCIISGGRVQNSVLSPHVRVHDHADVRESVVMENVVIGEHARIRRAIIDKDVIIPPKTVIGFDRVADRQRFKVTDSGLVVISKGMKLHAAVDPSG